In one Ananas comosus cultivar F153 linkage group 12, ASM154086v1, whole genome shotgun sequence genomic region, the following are encoded:
- the LOC109718191 gene encoding nodulin homeobox isoform X6 codes for MADERTSKNIDIVTAVQELNEMSSRELSKSLKESENFTVQYTTRDGFVKQIDMEKLASSLPLHLMAVILSPDRDTKMAYLLRGIRLLHTLSELATRHARLEQVLLDDVKLSEQVLDLVFFILIVLAHQKQDNHLGASPFLHSALVACSLHLLTSYLSSQWPDLVHALLAHPKVNSSFDRNFFTVSQTTEVIVYGENDFPPLHFHPTSTQTNMPILGRVDVAQVHYDLGRQVDIFMDVTFNSLHEDIRILRTKLSTLTDEVLLDKSSLPAALRTAHYICQQCEASLQFLLSLCQQKSFRDRVLRNKELSKNGGILSLARTVLRLSVPECLKESSDVVSAVSRLKAKVLSILLQLCEAENISYLDEVAGSSKSKQLGQSVALEFLDLLKTQFRREGKQPATSHERSNPRGFLLINALRLVDIFSDDSNFRCPIMTTTVPFLTEILAVPNEEFVGSWCSENLRTIEEDANLEYDPLTAAGIALVSLGESTSFLLTETNYVCPFIINSMPSVTYAQQRTSCLVKIIANLHVFVPNICKEQERDLFLREFHNYLLQEKPESSTYVPNSYLPRATSVYKNLCSLLLYAKSLIPNLLIEDDVQLLRIFTDTLQNLTHLQVGENLAAKDEGNPDDGVETIKQSLPKLSNSPDSNFNKIHKDIQDGSGKQETLNLGIDVARDPAKDLPNDFEVNQATNRNKYGSFRSIEKEICNVETNSVELNGGKMDLDVIPHGGECAKSGEYMKEIGLQEDEKAEATQGEEKQPRKRKRNIMNDKQISAIEEALLEEPEMQRNAALLQSWADKLSSQGSEITASQLKNWK; via the exons ATGGCCGACGAGAGGACCTCCAAG AACATTGACATAGTTACAGCTGTTCAAGAACTCAATGAAATGTCCTCTAGAGAGCTCAGCAAGTCGCTGAAAGAGTCTGAAAATTTTACAGTGCAGTACACAACAAGAGATGGTTTTGTCAAGCAa ATTGATATGGAAAAACTTGCCTCTTCTCTTCCTCTGCACCTTATGGCTGTCATCTTGTCACCCGATAGAGATACAAAAATGGCGTATCTGCTTCGTGGTATTCGTCTTTTGCATACTTTGTCTGAATTGGCAACGCGGCATGCTAGACTTGAGCAG GTTCTCCTTGATGATGTCAAACTATCTGAACAAGTACTGGACCTGGTCTTCTTCATTTTGATTGTTCTTGCACATCAAAAGCAG GACAACCATCTTGGCGCATCCCCTTTTTTGCATTCTGCACTCGTAGCCTGCAGTCTCCACCTTCTAACAAGTTATCTTTCATCACAATGGCCTGATCTTGTTCATGCTTTACTAGCGCATCCGAAG gttaactcgagtttcgaccgtaacttttttacggTGAGCCAAACAACGGAAGTAATCGTTTATGGCGAAAACGACTTCCCCCCTCttcacttccaccccacttccacccaaacaaacatgcctaTACTGGGGCGAGTGGATGTAGCCCAAGTTCATTATGATCTTGGACGACAG GTTGATATATTCATGGATGTAACCTTCAACAGTCTGCACGAAGATATTAGGATTTTGAGGACCAAGCTGTCAACTTTAACTGATGAAGTCTTACTCGACAAGTCTAGTCTTCCGGCTGCTTTGAGGACTGCTCATTACATCTGTCAACAATGTGAGGCTTCATTGCAGTTTCTTCTGTCGTTGTGCCAACAGAAATCATTCCGCGATCGTGTCCTTAGAAACAAG GAACTGTCTAAAAACGGTGGCATTCTATCACTGGCTCGAACAGTTTTAAGGTTGAGCGTTCCAGAATGCCTTAAGGAGTCTTCTGATGTTGTTTCTGCTGTTTCCAGACTGAAGGCAAAAGTTCTATCTATT ttgcTGCAGCTCTGTGAAGCAGAAAATATCTCTTACCTTGATGAGGTCGCTGGTTCCTCAAAGAGCAAGCAATTGGGACAGTCTGTTGCATTAGAG TTTCTTGATTTGCTGAAAACCCAATTCAGAAGAGAAGGAAAGCAGCCTGCCACTTCTCATGAGAGGAGTAATCCGAGGGGTTTCCTGCTCATAAATGCACTGCGTCTAGTTGACATATTCTCTGATGACTCAAATTTCCGATGTCCTATTATGACTACTACC GTTCCTTTTCTTACTGAAATTTTAGCTGTTCCGAATGAAGAGTTTGTTGGCAGTTGGTGCTCTGAGAATCTGCGAACAATCGAAGAAGATGCTAATCTAGAATACGACCCACTTACTGCAGCTGGCATTGCACTGGTTTCTCTTGGAGAAtcaacttcttttcttttgactGAAACTAATTATGTATGCCCTTTTATTATAAATAGCATGCCTTCAGTTACGTATGCCCAACAGAGGACTTCATGTTTGGTCAAAATAATAGCAAATCTCCATGTTTTTGTTCCTAACATATGCAAAG AACAAGAAAGAGATTTGTTCCTTCGCGAGTTCCACAATTACTTGCTCCAAGAGAAGCCTGAATCTTCCACATATGTCCCAAATTCCTATTTACCGAGGGCTACCTCAGTTTATAAAAACTTAT GTTCGCTGTTACTGTATGCGAAATCTTTGATACCTAACCTCTTGATTGAGGATGATGTCCAACTCCTAAG GATATTTACTGATACACTTCAGAATTTGACTCATCTACAGGTTGGAGAAAATCTT GCGGCCAAAGATGAAGGCAATCCAGATGATGGTGTTGAAACTATAAAGCAATCTTTACCAAAACTATCAAATTCTCCTGACTCCAATTTCAACAAAATTCACAAG GATATTCAAGATGGAAGTGGTAAACAAGAGACTTTAAATCTTGGAATTGACGTTGCAAGAGATCCTGCCAAAGACCTGCCTAACGATTTTGAGGTCAATCAAGCTACCAACAGAAATAAATATGGATCTTTTAGGAGCATAGAGAAAGAGATTTGTAATGTCGAAACAAACAGTGTGGAGCTCAATGGTGGCAAAATGGATCTTGATGTGATACCCCATGGTGGCGAGTGTGCCAAATCAGGAGAGTATATGAAAGAAATTGGCTTACAGGAAGATGAGAAAGCAGAAGCTACTCAAGGGGAAGAGAAGCAGCCGAGAAAACGAAAGCGTAATATTATGAATGATAAACAGATATCTGCTATTGAGGAGGCTCTTTTGGAAGAGCCTGAGATGCAGAGAAATGCAGCCTTGTTGCAGTCATGGGCAGATAAGTTGAGTAGCCAG GGTTCAGAAATCACTGCATCTCAACTAAAGAACTG GAAGTGA
- the LOC109718191 gene encoding nodulin homeobox isoform X3: MEKLASSLPLHLMAVILSPDRDTKMAYLLRGIRLLHTLSELATRHARLEQVLLDDVKLSEQVLDLVFFILIVLAHQKQDNHLGASPFLHSALVACSLHLLTSYLSSQWPDLVHALLAHPKVNSSFDRNFFTVSQTTEVIVYGENDFPPLHFHPTSTQTNMPILGRVDVAQVHYDLGRQVDIFMDVTFNSLHEDIRILRTKLSTLTDEVLLDKSSLPAALRTAHYICQQCEASLQFLLSLCQQKSFRDRVLRNKELSKNGGILSLARTVLRLSVPECLKESSDVVSAVSRLKAKVLSILLQLCEAENISYLDEVAGSSKSKQLGQSVALEFLDLLKTQFRREGKQPATSHERSNPRGFLLINALRLVDIFSDDSNFRCPIMTTTVPFLTEILAVPNEEFVGSWCSENLRTIEEDANLEYDPLTAAGIALVSLGESTSFLLTETNYVCPFIINSMPSVTYAQQRTSCLVKIIANLHVFVPNICKEQERDLFLREFHNYLLQEKPESSTYVPNSYLPRATSVYKNLCSLLLYAKSLIPNLLIEDDVQLLRIFTDTLQNLTHLQVGENLAAKDEGNPDDGVETIKQSLPKLSNSPDSNFNKIHKDIQDGSGKQETLNLGIDVARDPAKDLPNDFEVNQATNRNKYGSFRSIEKEICNVETNSVELNGGKMDLDVIPHGGECAKSGEYMKEIGLQEDEKAEATQGEEKQPRKRKRNIMNDKQISAIEEALLEEPEMQRNAALLQSWADKLSSQGSEITASQLKNWLNNRKARLARAAKEARHPSEAETPDKPSGPTTAQFYDSPESAGEENYVPSTRASNHPSVLKSAKAASGEDNNDIIPQPAGLAHGVQQLNSPAAKSASFKPDEPSSLVDKESKEAGKEP; the protein is encoded by the exons ATGGAAAAACTTGCCTCTTCTCTTCCTCTGCACCTTATGGCTGTCATCTTGTCACCCGATAGAGATACAAAAATGGCGTATCTGCTTCGTGGTATTCGTCTTTTGCATACTTTGTCTGAATTGGCAACGCGGCATGCTAGACTTGAGCAG GTTCTCCTTGATGATGTCAAACTATCTGAACAAGTACTGGACCTGGTCTTCTTCATTTTGATTGTTCTTGCACATCAAAAGCAG GACAACCATCTTGGCGCATCCCCTTTTTTGCATTCTGCACTCGTAGCCTGCAGTCTCCACCTTCTAACAAGTTATCTTTCATCACAATGGCCTGATCTTGTTCATGCTTTACTAGCGCATCCGAAG gttaactcgagtttcgaccgtaacttttttacggTGAGCCAAACAACGGAAGTAATCGTTTATGGCGAAAACGACTTCCCCCCTCttcacttccaccccacttccacccaaacaaacatgcctaTACTGGGGCGAGTGGATGTAGCCCAAGTTCATTATGATCTTGGACGACAG GTTGATATATTCATGGATGTAACCTTCAACAGTCTGCACGAAGATATTAGGATTTTGAGGACCAAGCTGTCAACTTTAACTGATGAAGTCTTACTCGACAAGTCTAGTCTTCCGGCTGCTTTGAGGACTGCTCATTACATCTGTCAACAATGTGAGGCTTCATTGCAGTTTCTTCTGTCGTTGTGCCAACAGAAATCATTCCGCGATCGTGTCCTTAGAAACAAG GAACTGTCTAAAAACGGTGGCATTCTATCACTGGCTCGAACAGTTTTAAGGTTGAGCGTTCCAGAATGCCTTAAGGAGTCTTCTGATGTTGTTTCTGCTGTTTCCAGACTGAAGGCAAAAGTTCTATCTATT ttgcTGCAGCTCTGTGAAGCAGAAAATATCTCTTACCTTGATGAGGTCGCTGGTTCCTCAAAGAGCAAGCAATTGGGACAGTCTGTTGCATTAGAG TTTCTTGATTTGCTGAAAACCCAATTCAGAAGAGAAGGAAAGCAGCCTGCCACTTCTCATGAGAGGAGTAATCCGAGGGGTTTCCTGCTCATAAATGCACTGCGTCTAGTTGACATATTCTCTGATGACTCAAATTTCCGATGTCCTATTATGACTACTACC GTTCCTTTTCTTACTGAAATTTTAGCTGTTCCGAATGAAGAGTTTGTTGGCAGTTGGTGCTCTGAGAATCTGCGAACAATCGAAGAAGATGCTAATCTAGAATACGACCCACTTACTGCAGCTGGCATTGCACTGGTTTCTCTTGGAGAAtcaacttcttttcttttgactGAAACTAATTATGTATGCCCTTTTATTATAAATAGCATGCCTTCAGTTACGTATGCCCAACAGAGGACTTCATGTTTGGTCAAAATAATAGCAAATCTCCATGTTTTTGTTCCTAACATATGCAAAG AACAAGAAAGAGATTTGTTCCTTCGCGAGTTCCACAATTACTTGCTCCAAGAGAAGCCTGAATCTTCCACATATGTCCCAAATTCCTATTTACCGAGGGCTACCTCAGTTTATAAAAACTTAT GTTCGCTGTTACTGTATGCGAAATCTTTGATACCTAACCTCTTGATTGAGGATGATGTCCAACTCCTAAG GATATTTACTGATACACTTCAGAATTTGACTCATCTACAGGTTGGAGAAAATCTT GCGGCCAAAGATGAAGGCAATCCAGATGATGGTGTTGAAACTATAAAGCAATCTTTACCAAAACTATCAAATTCTCCTGACTCCAATTTCAACAAAATTCACAAG GATATTCAAGATGGAAGTGGTAAACAAGAGACTTTAAATCTTGGAATTGACGTTGCAAGAGATCCTGCCAAAGACCTGCCTAACGATTTTGAGGTCAATCAAGCTACCAACAGAAATAAATATGGATCTTTTAGGAGCATAGAGAAAGAGATTTGTAATGTCGAAACAAACAGTGTGGAGCTCAATGGTGGCAAAATGGATCTTGATGTGATACCCCATGGTGGCGAGTGTGCCAAATCAGGAGAGTATATGAAAGAAATTGGCTTACAGGAAGATGAGAAAGCAGAAGCTACTCAAGGGGAAGAGAAGCAGCCGAGAAAACGAAAGCGTAATATTATGAATGATAAACAGATATCTGCTATTGAGGAGGCTCTTTTGGAAGAGCCTGAGATGCAGAGAAATGCAGCCTTGTTGCAGTCATGGGCAGATAAGTTGAGTAGCCAG GGTTCAGAAATCACTGCATCTCAACTAAAGAACTG GCTGAACAATAGGAAAGCTCGGCTTGCTCGAGCAGCGAAAGAAGCCCGCCATCCGTCGGAAGCCGAAACTCCCGACAAACCGTCTGGACCCACGACCGCTCAGTTCTATGATTCCCCCGAGAGTGCTGGTGAAGAAAACTATGTACCCTCCACAAGAGCAAGCAATCATCCATCCGTGCTCAAATCCGCAAAAGCAGCAAGCGGAGAGGATAACAATGACATTATCCCTCAGCCGGCCGGACTCGCTCATGGAGTTCAACAGCTGAACAGCCCTGCGGCAAAATCTGCATCATTTAAACCAGACGAACCTTCTTCGTTAGTAGATAAAGAAAGTAAGGAAGCAGGAAAAGAACCTTGA